The segment cttttttttctaatcCTCCAATCCCTCTGTCCCCtacccatctctcctccttccacgtgaccggtgtccggccagccatgatctttctttcttggtctgactGCCGACCGTCAAAACGTCCTGTATCCATCTCCCATGATCCTGCATTTAGGCTTTTagttcatacacgccagctcaattcgAATCGTTCTCaatcgaaagacgcctgttgttattccTTGttgttgtattcgtaattgtgtaccatgttctcttttttgtttgtttgttttgttgtttttttcgtctttgttgccgtacacattcgctagctttcttacaaaggggtctaatgctcttagcttagactttttgggggaCAACCAGAACGAatcatctcaagtgtaactgtctgAAATGGTCGTAACTTTTGGTACTTGATTGATGAAAAAAAGCCGAGGACGACACGTCttggtttttttggggtttttttttttgcatgtccttctaattgttgtttctcttgttcccctttgtgtcgtctatctttccgaacgttttaatgtcctttattgcgtttttgttccattcatatatatataatatatatatatatatatatattatatatatatatatatatatatatatatatatacgaggggcgttcaataagtaatgcctctgacccacttgcagttgtttgatctagctgaaattttgcatgtgcaattacctatatctctatagattaagtggcaaattacacctctgaactaattgtggtttccgatttacaggtgtttgaactgagtcaagtgtgaaatggagcatgttgagtgtcgagcagtgatccggtttttgtatttgaaaggacgcacaccacgggagacttttcatgaaatgaaagtaacttatggtgatgatgcctcatcatatgaccttgtaaaacgctggcatcgtgaattcaaacatggtcggaactcatgtggaaacagctcccagatctggtcgcccccttctgccattgatgaggcatctgtctgtcaagttgaggctgccattttggaagatcgacgcataattattcgccaaatagcccatgaggtcaagattagtaccgggtctgtggaaactatcattcatgaccatttgcatatgcaaaaggtgtctgccagatggattcccaggttgctcacacctttccagaagcaagaacgcgtcgattgctcgtggatgaatttggagatgtgccaagaagatgagtcaaaatttttcaaaagactgattgcataggataaaacctgggtccatcactatgatccagagaccaaagcccagtcaatgcagtggaagcactgtgactcaccttctccaaagaaggcaagggtgcagccctccgctggcaaggtcatgcttacagtcttctgggaccaggacggagtagtgaagacagatttcctggcaaagggtgccacaattacaggagtctattatgcttcacttttgaggaaattaagagaagctatcaaaatcaagaggcggggcaagatcagcaaaggcatcctcctcctgcaggacaacgctccgatccacaactcgcgtgtccgccagatcagaagcacaggcgtgcggctatgaactcatcccccatcccccctactctcctgaccttgcaccctctgattttcacctcttccagccatgaagttgtttttgaaaggaaagcgtttcccagatgatgcagccttgatttctgagtCACAtagtggttggaggaccaagctggggtcttctacaaaaacggtcttcagagctgcatcaaacgatggagaaatgcgtaactctgggtggttcctatgtagaaaagactaataactgttccaagtttcgttgctctactgctatgggaagtgggtcaggggcattacttattgaacgcctctcgtatatatatatatataatatatatatatatatataatcccccctccccccaaaaaacgaagaacaaacacaacaaGAAAGAACAACAATGCGAgcacgtggtacatgcaaagtattagcagacgcttagGGAAGGAAAGcaaggtagttttacgtttcgagcaaagctcttcgtcagaaacaggggacagaggaaagtccaagagaaaaggaagacggaataGATTCAGATTAGTTTATGCTATAGAAATTTATACTGAGTCAAGGAATCTCCAACTAACTAGGGCAGACCAAAATCCAAGTAGAAGAATGGGCACAGACGAAAGAATTTTTCTACTGAACTTTTCGCTTAGTTTATAGGATTCTAGCAATTTTTCTTTAACATTTGTCTTATGCTAACTGGAAGAAAACAAATTTCAACATTATATAAtagtagaaggcggcgagctagcagaatctttagcacgccggacatcacgcttagcggcatttcgtccatttctgcattctgaattcaaatcccgccgaggtcgactttgtctttcattctttcaaggtcgataaaataagtaccagttgagcactggggtcgatgtaaccggctTATTCACTcgcccgaaattgttggccttatactaaaatctgaaaccaacaTTATACGAAAGTAGGGTTAAGAGCTCAAGGCACTATTGTTAATttcttaaaaatgaaatttatgatCTGGTTTCGATTATCGGTTAGATTAACTTCATTTACTCTTAAATGCatcaagtaaataatttatagtCTTACCATCCCCATCTTTGTCTTCCAGACAAATTAAGTCATTTGCTtgaaaaatttatacaatatttttctttttcatggcgGATGAAAATATTGTAAGCATTCGTTTCCTCCCATCACACACATTAAAGGTCTCTAGCTCTCGCCATTGTCTCCGAATAGATGCAGAAATGTTTGTACTAAGTATGGTTatcataaaaatttcattttccttccctctttaaaaagcaaataatacATGAAACGAAACAGAAACATCGAGAATATTATTGTACCTACTATCTCAACAACTCAAAGAATAACAGACTGTTTaacaaagcaaatatttttttaacaagacAAATCGATAGCTAGCGTTATTTACTTCATACCAAATTATGtggatatatttaaaatttaacgtAATCAAATACCCTAgtacaggggtgggcaaactacggcccgcgggccgcatgcggcccgccgagagcttttatgaatcccaacttctatgcagatacttcgtaactgtttcagttgtacggtaattcacaatagtttgcattttatttcagttcACTGTTTCGCGCCTTCACAAAATTGTccgctgtttgtttgtttcagctaCTGTGAAGCGATGAAAAATTTCGAGAAATATTCCCATGACATCATAATAAAACACATTTCCGGGTGAAGATATCGTTTCTGTGTTTTCTCGTCAGACCCTACAAACTCAAAAATTAATAGAACAATGAAACAAGTATTGTGGCAATACAACGAGTCAATCGATATGCTtgaaacattcaaataaataaatcacgTGATAGATGGTGAAGAGGGCATGATGGACGATGCGTTtcgttccaatgaagaagccggCCAGGTTAATAAAAGGGCTTGAACCAGCTTTTTCTGGACACAGCTATGGTTGGTTATCATTCACTCTATCGATTACTTGAATTTAGTACAGACACGAGTGTTTCAAACTAGCTTTTGTTGTCTGATAAAATTTATCCAAAATGAGTTGTTCGAAGCTATCTAAAAAGCGAAAAATTGAAGAGGAATGTcgtgtttttaatgaaaattggaCTGAAAAGTATTTCTTTACCGACGTTGGAGTGAAAGCTGCATGTTTGATTTGTTCTGAAACAGTTGCTGTGTTCAAGGAATATAATTTGAAACGCCACTTTCAAACGAAGCACGCCAATTTTGGACACAATTTATCAAAACAAGAACTgcaaaagaaagcaaatgatcTGACAAAACGTTTGAAGCAACagcaaaatgtttgataaaacttCCTCTTTACAAAGGAACGCGACAAAGGCAAGTTTTATATTGGCCAACAAAATTGCAAAGCAAAACAAGTCATTCGCAGAAGCAGAATTTATCAAAGATTGTATGGTTGATGCTGTCAGCGTTGTGTGTCCTGAAGTTAAGTCAAAAGTAGAAGCCATTTTCCTGTCACGAAAAACTATTGTTCGTCGCATTGATGCAATTGCCGTGAATATTCATGAACAGCTGTTAACAGCCAGTGGTCGATTTCAGTGGTTTTCTATTGCTTTAGATGAGAGTACTGATATTCAGGATACTGCTCAGTTACTCATTTACATCAGAGGAATTGACGAAAACTTTGAAATTACAGAGGAATTGTTATCTATGGCGTCTCTCAAAGACACTACTACTGGAAAGATTGTTCAACAGTGTCATTAACAGTTCAATCAGGTCTGGATTAACCCTAACTAAACTGGCCAGCATTACAACCGATGGAGCTCCTTCACTCACCGGTAAACATTCCGGCCTTGTAAAGTTGTTGAATGACAAAATCAAAGAAGATTTTCCACTACACAGTGTGTTGTCTTTTCACTGCATCATACATCAAGAAAGCCTTTGTAAGTCATCTTTAAAACTCAAATATGTCATCGAACCTGTGGTGCGTGCAGTGAATTTAATAAGATCACGGGGATTGAAACACAGGCAATTCCGAAGTTTCTTGGAGGATGTGGAGGCTGATTTTATTGATTTGCTGTACTACACAAATGTCCGCTGGTTAAGCATTGGAAAAGTTCTTAAGAGGGTATGGGACCTCAAAGCAGAGATTCTTATGTTTCTCAAAATGCAAGACATCTCCTGTGACTTTTTAAACGAAATGGAGAGTGACGAATGGGTTTGTGATTTTGCATTTGCTATGGACATAATGCAGAAGCTGAATGAACTTAACACAAAACTGCGAGGCAAAGGTATATTTGCTCATGAATTGTACCTGGAAGTGAAAGCTTTTCAATGGAAGCTTGGACTTTTTGCCAAGCAGCTGAATGAGCAAACATTTATTCACTTCCCTCTGCTGAAAACACAGTCTGTTACACAAGAATCATCGGACAAGTACAGTTCCCAGTTGATGGGTTTACAAAAGGAATTCATTAGATTTGCTGATTTCAAGGCAGTTGAAGGCCTGTTCGATTTGCTTAACTCACCTCTTGCCTGTGACATTGAAACAACTACCGAGGAACTGCAGATAGAACTGATTCATTTGCAAGCCGAcaattctttaaagatgatgtttgAAAGTAAACCACTGGTCGAGTTTTATGCTTCTCTACATTCAAAAAAGTTTCAAAATCTAAAAACATTTGCAAGAaagatgtttgtgttgtttgcATCAACTTACATATGTGAGCAGACTTTCTCTATCATGAAAATTAACAAAGGGAAGAATCGATCACTTCTCACAGACTCAAATCTTCAGTCAGTGTTAAGAATCAGCACAAGCAACTTGACACCTAATTTTGACAAACTGGTAAATGACAGTAGTCAGCTGCATCATTCTCATTGACATTGTTATTTACAGAGCcgctttgtttttcaaataaatgcTTCAGGTGACGTTTCTAATTTCAGATatcaattcatattaataaactgttatttctctttaaaatcttttattttgggTATCCTAGTATAATATTCATCATGGTTGTCCATAATATTAAGAGGTGCTTGTCCACAATTAGTGCAGATTTTACTAGGAAAATTCCGTTCCTGGCAATTTGTAAGCAATAACAGGCTGTCCAAAATAACCGAGGTTCCTGTAATAATTTCAACTATAGGAGCAAATAACCGAAAAACATGAACCCGATactctaaaaaataaattaaatcacttaaaccaggaatatttcacaaaatttcctttcaatcaattgtgtgtttataggtctataaccgcctttaaaaatattttcacttgatttttataaatgaggcccgccaaggttccaaagacgcactgtgcggcccgcgatcaaaaaagttcgcCCACCCCTGCCCtagtacatatgtataagtgtatgaggttatgtatgtctgtttatttattaatatacataatcaGTCACACAATCCATTACATTTAACGAAGCAGCTTGGTTAGAGAAAGCAGAAATCAGCGTGGGCAACTCTTTAAGCTCCTTTTGACACGAAAAGCTGAATTAATACAAACGGCAGTCGATTTCATGTATGCTCTTCATTACTATCAATATCTGTTATTTTCTCACTAAAATTTGACATTATCTCTTATCTTAAAATCATTCATATGAGCTTATGGATTAAAGCAAAATTATGAAGAATAAGCTACAACACAGCGGGAGAGGTATTTCAGATAAAATCTTATATGCacatttacatttttaatcaaatccAAGCGTTTTGGTGAACTTGCGAAGGTTATCAACATAGCACCTTCCACCAGACCAAACCGCTGTAGCAAAATATTCAGCAATCACCAATGTCACGAATCATTGGAACGTTATCCACATGATCAGCGAATCTGACC is part of the Octopus sinensis linkage group LG8, ASM634580v1, whole genome shotgun sequence genome and harbors:
- the LOC115215119 gene encoding general transcription factor II-I repeat domain-containing protein 2A-like; translation: MQDISCDFLNEMESDEWVCDFAFAMDIMQKLNELNTKLRGKGIFAHELYLEVKAFQWKLGLFAKQLNEQTFIHFPLLKTQSVTQESSDKYSSQLMGLQKEFIRFADFKAVEGLFDLLNSPLACDIETTTEELQIELIHLQADNSLKMMFESKPLVEFYASLHSKKFQNLKTFARKMFVLFASTYICEQTFSIMKINKGKNRSLLTDSNLQSVLRISTSNLTPNFDKLVNDSSQLHHSH